The Aeromicrobium senzhongii genome includes a window with the following:
- a CDS encoding MarR family winged helix-turn-helix transcriptional regulator → MTHEYTDDERALLRAVRHLVRADRDMRARLSAAMHVNPTDLRSIRHVMRAVEPDTPDTPDTPDAPRASPGGVTPRKLADHLGISTAAVTTLVDRLVASGHLTRAPHPTDRRSVILLPTDLARSQMDAHLADMHDRMKKIAAAVPESARPALIEFLEALTREMERDRLDVTRP, encoded by the coding sequence ATGACGCACGAGTACACCGACGACGAGCGCGCCTTGCTGCGTGCGGTACGCCACCTCGTGCGGGCCGACCGTGACATGCGGGCGCGGCTGAGCGCCGCCATGCACGTCAATCCGACCGACCTGCGGTCGATCAGGCACGTCATGCGCGCCGTGGAGCCGGACACTCCGGACACTCCGGACACTCCGGACGCGCCCCGGGCGTCGCCCGGTGGCGTGACGCCGCGGAAGCTGGCCGATCACCTCGGCATCTCCACCGCGGCCGTCACGACCCTGGTCGACCGGCTCGTGGCCTCGGGTCATCTGACGCGGGCCCCGCACCCGACGGACCGGCGGTCGGTGATCCTCCTGCCGACCGACCTGGCCCGCAGCCAGATGGACGCCCACCTGGCCGACATGCACGACCGGATGAAGAAGATCGCCGCCGCCGTGCCCGAGAGCGCGCGGCCCGCGTTGATCGAGTTCCTCGAGGCGCTGACCCGCGAGATGGAGCGGGACCGGCTCGACGTCACCCGGCCGTGA
- a CDS encoding LLM class F420-dependent oxidoreductase, translated as MHLRIFTEPQQGASYDDLLAVAQESERLGFDAFFRSDHYLAMGGDGLPGPTDAWITLAGLARETSTIRLGTLVTSSTFRLPGPLAVSVAGVDQMSGGRVELGLGAGWFDDEHRAYGIPFPATPERFDRLEEQLEIITGLWADTSGAFSFEGTHFQVQDSPALPKPVQDRVPVIIGGKGKRRTPALAARFADEFNVPFVSVDETRTLFERVRSACETAERDPDSLVYSNALVLCAGADEAQIARRAAAIGREVDELRENGLAGTPAEILERIGQFADAGTERIYLQVLDLSDLDHLRLVAEEILPHV; from the coding sequence ATGCACCTGCGGATCTTCACCGAGCCCCAACAGGGCGCGTCCTACGACGACCTGCTCGCCGTGGCGCAGGAGAGTGAGCGGCTCGGCTTCGACGCCTTCTTCCGCTCCGACCACTACCTCGCCATGGGTGGTGACGGGCTGCCCGGTCCGACCGACGCCTGGATCACGCTGGCCGGTCTGGCCCGCGAGACCTCGACGATCCGGCTCGGGACGCTCGTCACCAGCTCGACGTTCCGCCTGCCCGGGCCGCTGGCGGTCAGCGTGGCCGGCGTCGACCAGATGAGCGGTGGACGCGTCGAGTTGGGGCTCGGTGCGGGCTGGTTCGACGACGAGCACCGGGCGTACGGGATCCCGTTCCCCGCCACGCCCGAGCGCTTCGACCGTCTCGAGGAGCAGCTCGAGATCATCACGGGCCTGTGGGCCGACACCTCGGGTGCGTTCTCGTTCGAGGGAACGCACTTCCAGGTGCAGGACTCGCCGGCCCTGCCCAAGCCGGTCCAGGACCGCGTGCCGGTGATCATCGGCGGCAAGGGCAAGCGCCGCACGCCCGCCCTGGCGGCGCGGTTCGCCGACGAGTTCAACGTCCCGTTCGTCTCGGTCGACGAGACCCGCACCCTGTTCGAGCGGGTGCGCTCGGCGTGCGAGACGGCCGAGCGCGATCCCGACTCGCTCGTGTACTCCAACGCGCTCGTGCTGTGCGCCGGCGCGGACGAGGCGCAGATCGCGCGCCGGGCCGCCGCCATCGGCCGTGAGGTCGATGAGCTGCGCGAGAACGGCCTGGCCGGGACCCCGGCCGAGATCCTCGAGCGGATCGGGCAGTTCGCCGACGCCGGGACCGAGCGGATCTACCTGCAGGTGCTGGACCTGTCCGACCTGGACCACCTGCGGCTCGTGGCCGAGGAGATCCTGCCCCACGTCTGA
- a CDS encoding polyprenyl synthetase family protein, producing the protein MSLQDELDDLVSPAQVPDLSRDHGALMAAVEVGTSGGKRFRPWLVTSVHTAFAGTQPESVVDRAAAATELLHTAFVVHDDVIDNDDTRRGRPSVPGWFRADAIALDTAPDDQDTYTRAGAILAGDLALAAAIRAVATCGADAHTTGRLLDLLDDTLHASAAGELADVRLALSPRMPDAQEALAVAEHKTAAYSFVLPMQAGAVLAGATDDDVAALGEIGRCLGIAFQLRDDVRAIFGDPIETGKDRLGDLREGKRTPLMVHASQTSSWPRIAPHLGDPHLTETTAATVRELLESCGSRGHIEELADQHIEIAREQSRSLGLDAALFEPLLTHAWSDVPSTRAGAA; encoded by the coding sequence ATGAGCCTGCAGGACGAGCTCGACGACCTGGTGAGTCCGGCCCAGGTCCCCGACCTGAGCCGCGACCACGGCGCCCTGATGGCCGCCGTCGAGGTCGGCACCTCGGGAGGCAAGCGCTTCCGGCCCTGGCTCGTGACGAGCGTGCACACCGCGTTCGCGGGCACCCAGCCCGAGTCCGTGGTCGACCGGGCCGCCGCCGCCACCGAGCTGTTGCACACCGCCTTCGTGGTCCACGACGACGTGATCGACAACGACGACACCCGCCGTGGGCGGCCCAGCGTCCCGGGTTGGTTCCGCGCCGACGCGATCGCGCTCGACACCGCGCCCGACGACCAGGACACCTACACCCGCGCCGGCGCGATCCTGGCCGGCGACCTCGCCCTGGCGGCGGCGATCCGCGCGGTCGCGACGTGCGGTGCCGACGCGCACACGACCGGGCGACTCCTCGACCTGCTGGACGACACGCTGCACGCGTCGGCGGCCGGCGAGCTGGCCGACGTCCGGCTGGCGCTCAGTCCGCGGATGCCCGATGCCCAGGAGGCCCTCGCCGTCGCCGAGCACAAGACGGCCGCCTACTCGTTCGTGCTGCCGATGCAGGCCGGGGCCGTGCTGGCCGGCGCCACCGACGACGACGTCGCGGCACTCGGCGAGATCGGTCGTTGCCTCGGCATCGCCTTCCAGCTGCGCGACGACGTCCGCGCGATCTTCGGCGACCCGATCGAGACCGGAAAAGACCGGCTGGGGGACCTACGCGAGGGCAAGCGCACCCCGTTGATGGTGCACGCCTCGCAGACCTCCTCGTGGCCGCGGATCGCCCCGCACCTGGGCGACCCGCACCTGACCGAGACCACCGCGGCCACCGTGCGCGAGCTGCTGGAGTCCTGCGGTTCGCGCGGACACATCGAGGAGCTGGCCGACCAGCACATCGAGATCGCCCGCGAGCAGTCCCGCTCGCTCGGGCTCGACGCGGCCCTGTTCGAGCCGCTCCTGACCCATGCGTGGAGCGACGTCCCGTCCACGCGGGCCGGTGCCGCATGA
- the idi gene encoding isopentenyl-diphosphate Delta-isomerase — METVLHQNSASPEPDRLPPGDPRDLVVLLDDDHQPRGTASRSAVHSHYTPLHLAFSCYLFDADDRLLVTRRSLTKRSWPGVWTNSFCGHPRPQESLLDAVRRHGRSELGVDTHDIRPVLPEFSYRAVDAAGVVENEFCPVFVARADGAVTPHPDEVAELAWITVDDLRDTIRVAPWAVSPWLVAQTRALDESDAWHLLRPVGTETAP, encoded by the coding sequence ATGGAGACCGTGCTGCACCAGAACTCGGCGAGCCCCGAGCCCGACCGGTTGCCCCCGGGCGACCCGCGGGACCTCGTCGTGCTCCTCGATGACGACCACCAGCCCCGCGGCACGGCCTCCCGATCGGCCGTCCACAGCCACTACACGCCGTTGCACCTGGCCTTCTCCTGCTACCTCTTCGACGCCGACGACCGGCTGCTGGTGACCCGCCGGTCCCTGACCAAGCGGTCCTGGCCGGGCGTGTGGACCAACTCCTTCTGCGGCCACCCGCGCCCACAGGAGTCGCTCCTGGACGCCGTGCGCCGCCATGGACGCAGCGAGCTCGGTGTGGACACCCACGACATCCGCCCGGTCCTGCCGGAGTTCTCCTACCGTGCCGTCGATGCGGCCGGAGTGGTCGAGAACGAGTTCTGCCCCGTCTTCGTCGCCCGCGCCGACGGCGCCGTCACGCCGCATCCCGACGAGGTCGCCGAGCTGGCGTGGATCACCGTCGATGACCTGCGCGACACGATCCGCGTCGCCCCGTGGGCGGTCAGCCCGTGGCTCGTCGCCCAGACCCGCGCGCTCGACGAGTCCGACGCGTGGCACCTGCTGCGCCCGGTCGGGACGGAGACCGCACCATGA
- a CDS encoding phytoene/squalene synthase family protein, with protein MSAPWTHDRDQQPTTGYELYDEVAEKSAALVIRRYSTSFGMASRLLNGPVRTRVRNIYALVRVADEIVDAPRPLGEPADQLRLIDALQAEVHESLRTGHSANLVVHAFARTARSCGIGTDLVDPFFASMRTDLFRVEHDEASFAAYVYGSAEVVGLMCLRAFLTGRPEADREYAALAPGARRLGAAFQKVNFLRDLAADRDQLGRSYFPGLDPDRFDEAARDRFLDDIDADLGAAAAVIPALPVGSRRAVAAAHALFAELSHRLRAASPERIRTERIRVPGPVKARIVARAVMVGAG; from the coding sequence ATGAGCGCACCCTGGACCCACGACCGCGACCAGCAGCCCACGACCGGCTACGAGCTGTACGACGAGGTCGCCGAGAAGAGCGCCGCGCTGGTCATCAGGCGGTACTCGACCTCGTTCGGCATGGCCTCGCGCCTGCTGAACGGGCCCGTGCGCACCCGCGTGCGCAACATCTACGCGCTGGTCCGGGTCGCCGACGAGATCGTCGACGCGCCGCGCCCTCTCGGCGAGCCGGCCGACCAGCTGCGGCTGATCGACGCGCTGCAGGCCGAGGTCCACGAGTCCCTGCGCACGGGGCACAGCGCGAACCTCGTGGTGCACGCCTTCGCCCGCACCGCGCGGTCGTGCGGCATCGGTACCGATCTGGTCGATCCCTTCTTCGCCTCGATGCGCACCGACCTCTTCCGCGTGGAGCACGACGAGGCCAGCTTCGCGGCGTACGTCTACGGGTCGGCCGAGGTCGTCGGCCTGATGTGCCTGCGAGCCTTCCTCACCGGGCGCCCCGAGGCGGACCGCGAGTACGCCGCCCTCGCTCCGGGCGCCCGGCGGCTGGGCGCCGCGTTCCAGAAGGTCAACTTCCTGCGCGACCTCGCCGCCGACCGCGACCAGCTGGGACGCAGCTACTTCCCGGGCCTGGACCCCGACCGTTTCGACGAGGCCGCGCGCGACCGGTTCCTCGACGACATCGACGCCGACCTGGGGGCCGCGGCCGCGGTCATCCCGGCTCTTCCCGTCGGCAGTCGTCGTGCCGTCGCTGCGGCCCACGCGCTCTTCGCCGAGCTGTCCCACCGGCTGCGAGCCGCATCGCCCGAGCGCATCCGGACCGAGCGCATCCGCGTCCCCGGACCGGTGAAGGCGCGCATCGTGGCGCGAGCGGTGATGGTGGGCGCCGGATGA